The Deinococcus carri DNA window CCCCCGTCGCGGTGATGGCACACGTGCAGGGCCAGCCCGAACGCTCGGTGTTCTACCCGCTGGCCGAGTTCAGCCCCGAATTCGTGGCGATCCGCTGGGCACTCGCGCGCGGCGTGCCGATAGCCTTTATGGACCTGCCCGCCAGCGTGACCCTGGCGTCAGGAGAAGAGGAGACTCTCCCCAACGTCAATCCGGACGCTGAGGCCACCCCTGCCGACCCTGCCCCCGCCGACGCCATGTGCGAAGACCCTCTCGCGCTGCTGGCCCAGGCCGCTGGCTACAGTGACTTCGAACGCTGGTGGGACGCCCTGGTCGAGTCACGCGGCGAGGGCGAGGCCGTGTTTGCGGCCATTGCCGAGGTCATGGCCGCGGTTCGCGAGGCTGAGGACGGGCACACCTCGGAGCGTGACCTCATTCGTGAGGCCCAGATGCGCCAGACCATCCGCGCGGCGCTGAAAAAGGGCAGTGTGGCCGTCGTGTGCGGCGCGTGGCACGCCCCGGCGCTGACTCCCGAAGTCCTGGCCCGTGAGGCGAAGGCCGACACGGCGCGCTTAAAAGGGCTGCCCAAGGCAAAAGTCGCCCTCACCATCACACCCTGGACACACGGGCGGCTTACACAGGCCAGCGGTTACGGCGCGGGCGTCACCTCGCCGGGCTGGTATGCGCACCTTTATGGCACGCCCGCGCAGGTCAGCGAGCGCTGGCTGACCCGTTCGGCGCGGCTGCTTCGCGCGCACGGGCTGGACGCCTCGAGTGCCCAGGTCATCGACGCGGTGCGGCTGGCCGACGCCCTGGCGACCCTGCGCGGACGACACCTCGCGGGCCTGGACGAGCTGACCGATGCCACGCGGGCCGTCTTCGCCTGGGATTCCGACACGCCGCTGCGCCTGCTGTCGGAGGAACTGTTCGTGGGTGAGGCGCTGGGCAGTGTGCCCTCCGGCGCGCCCGCCGTGCCGCTGGAACAGGACCTCACGGCCACGCTGGCCCGGCTGCGCCTGAAGCGCGAGGCCACCACCCGCGACCTCACCCTCGACCTGCGCGAGGATGCCGGGCTGAACCGCTCGCAGCTCTTCCACCGCCTGAACCTGCTGGGCGTGCCGTGGGCGAAGGAGGCACACAGCAGCGGCACGGGCACCTTCAAGGAGGCCTGGAGCCTGCGCTGGGAACCGGAATTCAGTGTGCGCATCGTCGAGGCGAGCCGCCACGGCAATACTGTGGTACGCGCGGCCCACGCGGCGGCAGTCTCGCGGGCGCGGCGGGCGGCGGACCTGGGGGAACTCTCGGCGCTGCTGGAAGTCGCGCGGCTGTGCGGGCTGCCGGGGGCCGCCGACTTCACGCTCGCCCGTCTGGACGCCCGCGCCGCCGACGCCGACACCGCCGCGCTGCTGCTGTCCCTCCCGCCCCTGGCGCGCCTGGCCCGCTACGGCGACGTGAGGGCGCGCGAGGGTGACGACTTGCGGCCCGTGTTCCGCACGCTGGTGGCCCGCGCCGCCGCCGGTCTGCCCAACGCCGCGCACGGGCTGGGGGAGGAAGCGGCGGGGGCGCTTCACGGCCAGCTCGCGCAGGCGGATGCCGCGGTGCGCCTCCTCGACGACCCGGAAGCGAGCGCTGGGTGGGTCGCGGCCCTGCACGCCCTGGACGCGGAGGGCACCGCGCCGCTGCTCCGGGGCGACGCCGTGAACCGCCTGCGCGACCGGGACCTCCTGGACGCGGGGCAGGTGCAGGCGCGGCTCGCGGCGGCCCTCGCGCCGGGGGCACCGCCATTGGATGTGGCGGCGTGGCTGGGCGGCTTCATCGGCGAGGACGGCGGGACGCTCCGCCACGACCCGGCGGCGCTTTCCCTGCTGGACGCCTGGGTCACTGGACTCGATACCGACGCCTTTGGCGAGGTGCTGCCCCCCCTGCGCCGCGCCCTCTCGCGCCTGGAACCCCACGCCCGCAGGAGGCTGGGCGAGGAATTGCGCGGCCTGGAACGCACGGAATATGCGGCGCAGGTCAATGACGACCTGGGAGCCAGGGTGGTGCCGGTGGTGCTGCGGCTCCTCGGCGCGGCTCTGCCCGCTGGAGAGGCCCATGACTGAACCCACCCCGCAAAATCTCACTCCCGAACAAGAACGCCTACGCCGCTGGCGGCTGCTGCTCGGCGGCGAAACGGCCACGGGCGAGAGCGCCGACGGCATCGGCTGCGAGCTGGGCGAACACGACCGCCGCCTCGACGCCGCGCTGGCCTCGCTGTACGACGGCGCGCCCTTCATCGTGCAGACCGAGAAGCCCCAGAAGGGCCGCAAGTCGCACCGCCACGTGGGCTTCGGCAAGAGCGCCCCAGCGGTCGCCGCGTGGCTGGGTGAGGTCCGCGACCTCTTCCCGCAGTCGGCGGTGCAGGTCATGCAGCAGGACGCGGTCGAGCGCCTCAACCTGAAGACCCTGCTGCTCGAACCCGAACTCATGGAGCACCTGCAACCCGACGTGCACCTGGCCGCCACCCTCCTCAGCCTGGGGGACGCCATGCCGGATCAGGCCAAGGCGCTGGCACGGCAGGTGGTCGCGCGGGTGGTGGACGACCTCCAGGCTCGCCTCGCCGAGCCGCTGCGCAGCGCCGTGACGGGTAGCCTCAACCGCTCGCAGCGCAACCTGCGCCCCCGCCAGAACGAGGTGGACTGGGGCCGCACCCTGCTGAAAAACCTGCGCACCTACGACCCTGAGCGTCGCAGCGTGATTCCCGAGCGCCTGGTGGGGTACGGGCGCGCGCGGCGGCAACTCAAGGCCGTGACCCTGTGTGTGGACCAGTCGGGCAGCATGGCGTCGAGCGTCGTGTACGCGGGCATCTTCGGCGCGGTGCTGGCGAGCCTCCCGGCTCTAAAGACGAACGTGGTCGTGTACGACACCACGGTGGTGGATCTGACCGACCACCTCGCGGACCCGGTGGACGTCCTGTTCGGTGTTCAGCTTGGCGGCGGCAACGACACGCCGCTGGCCCTGCGCTACTGCAAGGGCCTGCTCACCAACCCCGAAGAGCACACCTTCGTCCTGATTTCCGACCTGTATGAAGGCTCCGGCAGCGCCGAGATGATCCGCCGCCTGCATGAATTCCGCGAGATGGGTGCCCGCGTGATTGTGCTGCTGGCCCTCGACGACGACGGCACGCCGAGCTACGACCATGAGAACGCTGCCCGCCTCGCCGCGCTGGGTATCCCGGTCTTCGCCTGCACGCCGGACTTTTTCCCCGAACTGATGGCGACCGCCCTGGGGGGGGCCGACATCGGTGCCTGGGCCGCCTCACGCGGCATCGTGATGGCCCGTGCGGCGGCTGGGGCAATTGGACGATGAGAGCCGGGCGGCCTGGGGGTCGGCGGCAAGGTCGAGATTGAGGTTCAGGGGAATGCCAGCGTGCTCACGCCTGCTCAGGATGAGCAGCCGCCCCGAGACCCTGAAGCGGCAGCACCGCTTCGAGGCGGCGCAACATGAGGCGGCTGGTTCGGCACGGCGTCTGCCAGGAGGGCTTGCGATTCTTCGCCGCACGGTGGAGTTCACGACCAGGTAAGCTCGCCCGGATGAACCGCATACGAACCTATTCCTGGGAAGACCCTCTGATGGGTGCCGATGCCGCGCGGCAGATGAGTGGACTCGACTACCTGCGCGGCATCGCGCGAGGTGAGTTTCCGGCACCACCCATCTCGGCCAGCCTGGACTTCTCCCTGGCGAGCGAGGCGGACATCGAGCCGGGCCGGGTGACCTTCCGTATGACCCCGCAGGAATTTCACTACAACCCCATCGGCAGTGTGCATGGTGGCGTCTTCGCGGCGCTGCTCGACTCGGCACTGGGCTGCGCGGTTCACACGCGGCTCCCCGCCGGCGTGGGGTACACCACCCTGGAACTCAAGGTGAATTACATTCGCCCCCTGCTTGCGGGGATGGGGGAAGTGCGCGCCGTCGGTGAAGTGCTGAGCCTGTCGCGGCAGGTCGCCACGGCGCAGGCGCAACTGCTGGACGGCAACGACAAGCTCTTTGCCCACGCCACCACCACCTGCCTGATCCTGCGCCCGCAGCGTGAGACCCCCTGACTGAGCCTGCCCCGTGCGTGGTTCCAGACGGGAGAGATACAGGTCAGCCCGGTCCACCGGTCCTGGGAGCGGCCGGGCCACGCCACGCACCACCGCCGCGACACCCTGAAGACGTGTGCTGGACCAGAAAGGCCGCGCAGGGCCTCGCGGTTCTCCGGGGCGTCGTTCTGGCCCTGCTCGGCACCCAGACCCGGCCTCCTCGCCTGCCTCCCCCTGCCTGGACTCCCGTCAAGAGAAAAGCCCGGCCGAGCGGCAGTCGGGTTTACCCTGAGTCCATGTCTCAGCCCCACTTCCCCGTGCTCTCTTCTTCCCCCACCAGATGACCTCTGTCCCCCTGCATGCCCTGGGCTGGTCGGAGGCCTATGCTCAGGCAGCCCGCGAGGCCATCGCGGCCGCCTCACCTGAAGTCCGGCCCTCCCTGGAACCTGGCCGGGTCGCCAGCACCGGGCGAACCTCCATGCAGGTCTGGACCGCGGGCGGCCCGGAGGAGGCGTCGCTGCCGGGTTCCCTCAGGCACGCGGCTGCCGGGGGCCGGATGCTCCCGGTCATCGGGGACTGGGTCATCGTGCAGCGCCCCGCAGAGCCGCCGCTGCGGATCGTGGAGGTGCTGCCGCGCCGGACCAGCTTTGCGCGGGCCGTGCAGGGCGGCCTGACCGAGCAGGTCATCGCCGCCAATGTGGACGTGGTCTTCATCGTTACCACGCCCGACCTCGACTTCGACCTGCCCCGGCTGGGCCGCTACGTCGCGGCCGTGCAGCTCAGCGGGGCACGGCCCGTCGTGTTGCTGAACAAGGTGGACGCCGTGCGCGACGTGAGTCCCTTTGCCGAGGCGGTCGCGGGCCTGTCGCCGGACCTGCCCGTGCACGCGGTCTCGGCAGCGGTGGGTCAGGGCTTAGATGCCCTCCGCCCGTACTTCGGCGAGGGAGTCACGGTCGCCCTGATCGGCTCTTCGGGGGTCGGAAAGTCGACCCTGACGAACCGGTTGCTGGGGCGTGAGGCGGCCACGACCGGCGCGGTGCGGGACCTCGACGGCCAGGGACGCCACACGACGACCACGCGCACCCTCTACCGTCTGCCCGGTGGGGGCCTGCTGATCGACAATCCGGGGCTGCGGGACATCGCGGTGTGGGACGCCGGGGCCGGCGGCTCCCGCTTCGGCGTCATCGAGGAACTCGCCACCCGGTGTCGTTACCGTGGGTGCACGCACCGCACCGAGCCTGGCTGCGCGGTGCGCCGGGCCGTGGAGCGGGGCGAGATCGGTGCCGATCTCGTGGTCGCCTACGCCGAGGCGCAGGGGCTGTCTCCACGCAAGTCCCGACGGCGCTGAGCCAACATCCGGCTGGAGAACTGTAACCTCCGGAGGGAACCCCAAAGACCGATTGGCGACTCTCCCCGCTACGGGCGTCCAGCCATGTGGGGCTGCCACCGGCACTCATCCAGGTGGCCGGGTACGACGCCCTGCGTGACGACGGTGTTCGCTATGCGGAGGTTCTGCGTGGGGCGGGCGTGCCGGTCGTACTGGAGGAGTACACCTCCACGCCCCACGGCTTCGCGATCTTCCCGTACTTCAGTCGTGATGCGCGGCCAGCCATGAAGCGGGTGGTGGAAGAACAGAGGAAGTACCTCAGGGCTGACACTTGAATGAGGGCGCGACCGGGTCTTCGAGTACCGCCCCTACATGGACATTTTCCAACTGCACACCGGGGAGGCGATACCAGAGCCTCCTGAGGAGGCGACGCTCAGCGCGGGGCCGGAGTGAAGAGGGCGTGCCAACAGTCACATGCTGCTCCCGTCAGCAGCGCTCAGGTCTGGCATCGGCAGGGCGAAAACGTGACAAATACAAGCGTCTACGTCCGTCTCCTTCCGCAACCAGCGCAATAGGGAAACTCAGGGAAAGCTGCTCTAGGACGCTAGTTTTGCAACATTCATACACCGGAAGCGGGGTTTTCTGTTGGGGGTAGAGGGCGTGGAGAGGCTGGGGGCGATGTGAGGCCCCTCCCCCACGGTAAGTGGGTCGTTTTCTGTGGGGAGCGGTCCTGTCTCGTCCTGGGCGGACGGGGCGCAGGAAGGTTATCGCCTTCTAGCATTCTTTCTGCGCGAAGCGAGAAGCGCAAAAAGGGCGGTGCAGGGTGGTAAGGAGCGCCGCTCTACACGCTGCCCAGCCCCTCCATTCCCTCCTCCAGAAATGTCCGAACCGCCAGTGTGGGAGCCGTGGGAAAGATGGCGGTGAATTCACGGCGGAGTCCGGGCAGGTGCACTTCCGGGCTGACCAGCAGGCCGCTGCCCAGTTCGCGCCGGACGCAGTATTCCGACAAGAAAGCCCCACCCAGACCCGTCAGCACCGCTTCCTTGACCGCCTCGTTGCCCGCCAGCTCCAGAAAGGGCGTGACCTCGATCTGCGCGGCTTGCAAGGCGCGTTCAGACACTTCACGGGTGCCGGAACCGGTTTCGCGCTGGATGAGTGGGAGCTTCTTCAACTCCTTCCGGCCCAGCGAGGGCTTCGCCAGCGGGTGGGCGGCACTGACCACCAGGCGCAACTCGTCGCCGCCCACCCGGCGGCTTTGCATCCCCTCGGGCAAAGCCGGGAAGGGGCGCTCGATGAAGGCTATATCCGTCTCGCCAGCGAGCAGGCGTTGCAGCGCCTCCTCGCTGTTGCCCGAACTGACCTGAAGCCGCACGCCGGGATACTGCTGGTGGAAGGTTCGCAGGGCCGCCGGCAGGACATAGGCTGCCAGGGTATTGCTGGCGGCCAGCCGGAGTGTTCCCGTCTGCAAGCCCCGGTGCTCGCTGGCGAACCCTCGCGCCCCGTTCAGCGCCCGTGAGAGTTCCAGGGCATACGGCAAGAGGGCCTCTCCCGCCGGCGTCAGGCGCATGCCCAGGCGGTGCCTGACCAGCAAAGGCTCTCCCACAGCCGCCGTCAGGTGTTTGAGTTGTGCGGACAGCGCGGGCTGGCTGAGGTTCCTTTCCTGTGCGGCAGCGGTCAGGCTCCCCAGGCGGGCCACCGCCGCGAAGGAAAGCAGGGCGTCGGGTTGGACGTTCATAGGACCCAGTCAACAGGATATAAACAAACTTTGCAATGAAGGGCAAAAAGACAAATTTGAGTGATGACCCCTGAGGCACTACGTTCCCGGTATGTCTGCTGTTGCCCGGTCGCGTCCCTCCCCGCTGTTTCGCCTGCTGCCCGGTCTGGGCTTGACCCTCGCCGTGGCGGCCCTCGCTGTGCTGGTCGGCAACGCGGGCTGGGGCCGTTCGCTGGGCTTCAGTCCCCTGACCCTCGCCATCGTGCTGGGGATGGTGCTGGGCAATACCGTGTATCCGCCCCTGAGCCGGACCTGTGAGGCCGGTGTGACCTTCAGCAAAGGAACGCTCCTGCGGGCAGGCATCATCCTGTACGGCTTTCGGCTGACCTGGCAGCAACTCCTGGGTGTGGGCGCACAGGGCCTCCTGTCGGCGGTCTTCATGCTGGGAAGCACCTTCCTCCTGGCCTGTCTGCTGGGCCGCTGGCTCAGGCTGGACAGGCAAAGCGCGGTCCTGATCGGGGCGGGCAGCAGCATCTGCGGAGCCGCCGCCGTGCTGGCGACGGAACCCGTGGTCAAAGCGAAGGCGGGGCAGGTCACCGTCGCGGTGGCGACCGTGGTGATCTTCGGCACCCTCAGCATCTTCCTTTACCCCGCCATGAACGCCCTGCACCTGTGGCCTTTCGCTGGTCCGGCCTTCGGCGTCTATATCGGCTCCAGTGTCCACGAGGTCGCGCAGGTCGTGGCGGCGGGCAAGGCCGTCAGTGCCTCCGTTGCCGACGTCGCCGTCACGACCAAGCTGATCCGGGTGATGCTGCTCGCGCCGTTCTTGCTGCTGCTCTCTGCGTGGTGGAACGGTCAGGCGGCGGCCTCGACCGCAGGGAACCCGCGTCAACCCATCCCTGTTCCCTGGTTTGCGTTCGGCTTCATCGCAGCGGCGCTGTTCAACTCGTTGCGTCTCCTGCCCGATTCTGCCGTGTCACTGCTGCTGAACGTGGACACCTGGCTCCTCACGATGGCGATGGCCGCCCTGGGCCTGACCACCCACCTCAGCACGTTGCGGCAGGCGGGCTTGAAGCCCCTGGTGCTGGGGGGCCTGCTGATGGTCTGGCTGGTCGTGGGCGGCGGCCTGTTCCAGTGGGGGCTGGCGGCACTTCATCTCTGACTCCGGGGCAGTCTCGCTTCTCGTTCCCCGCACGGAGTTTCGCCGGCTCCGCAAAGTGGGTCGCCAACTTCTTCAGTCATTGTCCAGCATAGTGGACGCGGCAACAACAACCGCACTTGGGTGTCCGTTTTGGGTCTACCTCTGCGGCTCCATCTCTCCCGGCCTCCGGTCTGGGCCACTGTCCCGCAGAGCCAAGCATGAGGTGCCTCAACCCGCCCGCCCTAGAGAGCGGGGCTGGCTGGCCCGGCGGGCGTCGGAGGTGTTCCCCGCTCGAAGCGGACCCGGTTGAGCAGCAGCGCGTTGACGGTGACGATGACGGTGCTGGCACTCATCAGCAGGGCGGCCCACTCGGGGCGCAGCAGGATGCCGTAGGCCGGGTACAGCACGCCCGCCGCGAAGGGGATGGCCAGCACGTTGTAGCTGGCCGCCCAGAAGAGGTTCTGCTTGATCTTGCCGCGGACTTTGCGGGCCAGAGCGATGCTGCTCGCCACGTCCGCCGGGCTGCTCTTCACCAGGATCACATCGGCGGTCTCGACCGCCACGTCGGTTCCGGCACCGATGGCGATGCCCACGTCCGCCTGCGCGAGCGCGGGGGCATCGTTCACGCCGTCGCCGACCATGGCAACCGTGCGGCCCTGCCCCTGAAGTTCCTGCACCTTGGCGGCCTTGTCCTGCGGCAGGACCTCGGCGATCACGGTGTCCAGGCCCAGTTGCCGGGCCACTGCCCCGGCGGTGTGGCGGTTGTCCCCGGTCAGCATGACGGTCTGCACGTTCAGGGCATGCAGCGCCTCAACTGCCTGCCTCGCCGACGCGCGGATGGTGTCCGCCACGGCCACCACGCCCAGTGCCTGCCCGTCGGCCGCCACAAACATGGCGGTCTTTCCGTCGGCTGCCAGGCGCTCCACCTCACCAGACAGGGCACCG harbors:
- a CDS encoding DUF5682 family protein translates to MVQSDLTILPIRHHGPGSARSMARALEAHPPATLLVEGPADADGLLPFLNDPALTPPVAVMAHVQGQPERSVFYPLAEFSPEFVAIRWALARGVPIAFMDLPASVTLASGEEETLPNVNPDAEATPADPAPADAMCEDPLALLAQAAGYSDFERWWDALVESRGEGEAVFAAIAEVMAAVREAEDGHTSERDLIREAQMRQTIRAALKKGSVAVVCGAWHAPALTPEVLAREAKADTARLKGLPKAKVALTITPWTHGRLTQASGYGAGVTSPGWYAHLYGTPAQVSERWLTRSARLLRAHGLDASSAQVIDAVRLADALATLRGRHLAGLDELTDATRAVFAWDSDTPLRLLSEELFVGEALGSVPSGAPAVPLEQDLTATLARLRLKREATTRDLTLDLREDAGLNRSQLFHRLNLLGVPWAKEAHSSGTGTFKEAWSLRWEPEFSVRIVEASRHGNTVVRAAHAAAVSRARRAADLGELSALLEVARLCGLPGAADFTLARLDARAADADTAALLLSLPPLARLARYGDVRAREGDDLRPVFRTLVARAAAGLPNAAHGLGEEAAGALHGQLAQADAAVRLLDDPEASAGWVAALHALDAEGTAPLLRGDAVNRLRDRDLLDAGQVQARLAAALAPGAPPLDVAAWLGGFIGEDGGTLRHDPAALSLLDAWVTGLDTDAFGEVLPPLRRALSRLEPHARRRLGEELRGLERTEYAAQVNDDLGARVVPVVLRLLGAALPAGEAHD
- a CDS encoding VWA domain-containing protein, encoding MTEPTPQNLTPEQERLRRWRLLLGGETATGESADGIGCELGEHDRRLDAALASLYDGAPFIVQTEKPQKGRKSHRHVGFGKSAPAVAAWLGEVRDLFPQSAVQVMQQDAVERLNLKTLLLEPELMEHLQPDVHLAATLLSLGDAMPDQAKALARQVVARVVDDLQARLAEPLRSAVTGSLNRSQRNLRPRQNEVDWGRTLLKNLRTYDPERRSVIPERLVGYGRARRQLKAVTLCVDQSGSMASSVVYAGIFGAVLASLPALKTNVVVYDTTVVDLTDHLADPVDVLFGVQLGGGNDTPLALRYCKGLLTNPEEHTFVLISDLYEGSGSAEMIRRLHEFREMGARVIVLLALDDDGTPSYDHENAARLAALGIPVFACTPDFFPELMATALGGADIGAWAASRGIVMARAAAGAIGR
- a CDS encoding PaaI family thioesterase gives rise to the protein MNRIRTYSWEDPLMGADAARQMSGLDYLRGIARGEFPAPPISASLDFSLASEADIEPGRVTFRMTPQEFHYNPIGSVHGGVFAALLDSALGCAVHTRLPAGVGYTTLELKVNYIRPLLAGMGEVRAVGEVLSLSRQVATAQAQLLDGNDKLFAHATTTCLILRPQRETP
- the rsgA gene encoding ribosome small subunit-dependent GTPase A, producing the protein MTSVPLHALGWSEAYAQAAREAIAAASPEVRPSLEPGRVASTGRTSMQVWTAGGPEEASLPGSLRHAAAGGRMLPVIGDWVIVQRPAEPPLRIVEVLPRRTSFARAVQGGLTEQVIAANVDVVFIVTTPDLDFDLPRLGRYVAAVQLSGARPVVLLNKVDAVRDVSPFAEAVAGLSPDLPVHAVSAAVGQGLDALRPYFGEGVTVALIGSSGVGKSTLTNRLLGREAATTGAVRDLDGQGRHTTTTRTLYRLPGGGLLIDNPGLRDIAVWDAGAGGSRFGVIEELATRCRYRGCTHRTEPGCAVRRAVERGEIGADLVVAYAEAQGLSPRKSRRR
- a CDS encoding LysR substrate-binding domain-containing protein; translated protein: MNVQPDALLSFAAVARLGSLTAAAQERNLSQPALSAQLKHLTAAVGEPLLVRHRLGMRLTPAGEALLPYALELSRALNGARGFASEHRGLQTGTLRLAASNTLAAYVLPAALRTFHQQYPGVRLQVSSGNSEEALQRLLAGETDIAFIERPFPALPEGMQSRRVGGDELRLVVSAAHPLAKPSLGRKELKKLPLIQRETGSGTREVSERALQAAQIEVTPFLELAGNEAVKEAVLTGLGGAFLSEYCVRRELGSGLLVSPEVHLPGLRREFTAIFPTAPTLAVRTFLEEGMEGLGSV
- a CDS encoding YeiH family protein; translated protein: MSAVARSRPSPLFRLLPGLGLTLAVAALAVLVGNAGWGRSLGFSPLTLAIVLGMVLGNTVYPPLSRTCEAGVTFSKGTLLRAGIILYGFRLTWQQLLGVGAQGLLSAVFMLGSTFLLACLLGRWLRLDRQSAVLIGAGSSICGAAAVLATEPVVKAKAGQVTVAVATVVIFGTLSIFLYPAMNALHLWPFAGPAFGVYIGSSVHEVAQVVAAGKAVSASVADVAVTTKLIRVMLLAPFLLLLSAWWNGQAAASTAGNPRQPIPVPWFAFGFIAAALFNSLRLLPDSAVSLLLNVDTWLLTMAMAALGLTTHLSTLRQAGLKPLVLGGLLMVWLVVGGGLFQWGLAALHL